ATAAAGGAAATTCCGGCCAGGGAAACGGAAGTAAGGAAAAACGAGATGCGAAAACGGAAATTGAAATAAAGAAAAATGAAATAAAAAAATGGAATAAAGAAGGTGGGATAATGATGAAGGCAAAAAAATTATTCGCGGTGATATTAACGGGAATTACGGCAGCAGGGCTTCTTGCAGGGTGCGGCTCTGCTGCAGGCAGCCAGACACAGAGCACGTCCGGTACGGAAGCGAGCACGACAGAAGAGGCGCAGAGCACATCCGGCACAGAGACGAGCACGGCAGAAGCGGCGCAGAGCACATCCGATACTGAGGCGAGCACGACAGAAGAGGCGCAAAGCGGAAAGGTGCTTGTGGTTTATTACTCAGCAACCGGCAATACCGGAGAGGTGGCAGGGTATATTGCAGACGCGATGGACGGCGACCTCTTTGAGGTGGAACCTGCAGAGCCGTACACCGACGAGGATTTAAACTGGACGGATGATAACAGCCGTGTGACACGGGAGCACGAGGACGAAAGTCTGAGAAATGTAGAGCTTGTATCGACGACGGTAGAAGACTGGGATTCCTACGATACCGTATTTATCGGCTATCCCATCTGGTGGGGTATCGCCGCGTGGCCGATGGACACTTTTGTAGAGGCAAATGATTTTACCGGCAAGACGGTCATCCCGTTCTGCACCTCCGCATCTTCGGGGCTGGGAGAGAGCGGCGAGCTTCTGGCGGAACTGGCAGGCACTGGCGACTGGCTGGAGGGAGAGCGCTTCCGCTCCGGCGCAGACGAGGGCGACGTGCAGGAATGGGTGGAAGGTCTCGGACTGTAAGTGCGGTGCGGAAATGAGTGGGCAGCTGCAGGAAAATCATCACGGTGTGGAAATGAGTGGGCAACTGCAGAAAAATCATCACAGTGCAAAAATGAGTGGGAAATCTTAGAGGAATCATCATAGTGTAGAAACGAGAGCATGACCTCAGAGTATCCGACATAGACACTATAAGAGCGGGAGGCTCGTCAGAGAGCGGTCCCGCCCTTATGAATTTATATGTTTTCTTTGTCCCCGGTAATATAATAATCGCAGTAGCCGCCGCCGTCCGCCAGGGTTTTGCTGCGGTGCAGGACTCCGTGCTGGAGCGTAATCATCACATTATCCAGCTCGCAGAACAGCGGCATCAGCTCATCCACGCCCAGTTTTTTTGCATAGGCGCAGATAGGGCAGCGTGTAATCCGGTAATAACATGCTCCTTCGCAGGGCTGACCGACGAAATCCACCTTAAAGGAGGTTGGGTAGCGCTTCTCTTTTTCCGGTGTGTACCATTTCACATATTTTACAATATTCTTCTTGTTCTCACGTTTTCCGCGGTCCGTGTTCAAATCGGTCCGGCTGAAATACCATTTAATATGATACAGGGAACGGCGCATCATTTCCTGCACGATTGCGGGCGGAATTTTTTTCTGGCTTGCCACATAGGGGGAGACGAAAACAAGGGCGAACAGCTCATTGTATGCCATCGGATTATCGTTTCCGATATCGTCGGCTTCCGCAACAAGCTTCCGATAGGTCTTCCGGCTTTTCTTTATGATTTCATCCGCATAGGCTTTGCCGTAATTTTCTCTGAGCACCTGTTTCATCGGGCGCCTGAACAGCCAGAAATAAAAACCGTTATATTTCATGATAGTATCTCCTGCGTAGTTGATTTTTCGGGATATCTTTTTTTATCATACCACAATTTTGCGTGAATGGATACCATCCGGACATAAAAAAGTTTGCGAAAACTAACTTTTTTAAAAATTATAAATATTTTATACTATGTTTACTTGCCGTTTTGAAAAAAAGGCAGTATACTATCTGGGAATAGGAGGCGGTTAGTATGACCAAAATAGATATTATTTCCGGCTTTCTGGGCGCCGGAAAAACAACACTGATTAAAAAGCTGCTGAAGGAGGCGTTCTCCGGAGAGCAGGTAGTATTGATTGAAAATGAGTTCGGAGAAATCGGCATTGATGGCGGTTTCCTGAAGGAATCCGGCATTGAGATCCGGGAGATGAATTCCGGCTGCATCTGCTGCTCGCTGGTGGGGGATTTCGGAAAATCCCTGAAAGAAGTGGTGGACACCTATCATCCGGACCGTATTCTGATTGAACCGTCCGGCGTCGGCAAGCTGTCGGATGTGATCAAGGCGGTACAGGATGTACAGGAAAAGATCGACGCAAAGCTGAACAGCTTTACAACGGTTGTGGATGTTACGAAGTGTAAGCTTTATAATAAAAACTTCGGGGAATTTTTCAGCAATCAGATTGAATACGCAGGCGCGATTATTTTGAGCAGAACGGATAAGGCGAAGCCGGAAAAGGTGCAGGAGAGCCTGGCGATTCTGCGCGCACTGAATGCGAAGGCGCCGATTATCACGACGCCGGTTGCCAGTCTGCCGGGTGAAAAGCTTCTGGAAACGATGGAAGGAAGCAAATCTCTGGAGGAAGAGCTGCTTGCGGAGCTTCGTTGCCCGGAGTGCGGGGAAATCCATGAGCATGGAGAAACGTGCGGCTGCGGACATGACCACGACCACGAACATCATCATGACCATGAGCATGACGGACATGACCACGAACATCATCATGACCATGAGCACGATGACCATGACCACCATGAGCACGAAGACCATGAACACGGCGACCATGACCACCACGGGCACGAAGACCATGAGCATGGTGAGCACGACCATCATGGACATGAGGAACATGACCACGAGCATCATCACGACCATGAGCATGAGGAGCACGAACATCATCACGACCATGAATGCGGCTGCGGACACGATCATGACCATGAGCACCATCATCACGGACATCATCATGCGGATGAAGTCTTTACGAGCTGGGGCTGTGAGACGATTAAGACGTATACGAAGGATGAGATCAGCCGGATTCTGCAGACGCTGGAGAATGACAGCCAATATGGCACGATTCTGCGCGCAAAGGGCATGGTAGCCGGAGCGGACGGAGAGTGGATTTATTTTGACATGGTACCGCAGGAGCATGAGGTTCGCAGCGGTGCGGCGGAATATACCGGTCGTCTCTGCGTAATCGGTTCTGCTTTGAATGAAGCAAAGCTGGCAGAGCTTTTCGGCGTGTAGGACGGAGGGATTTTTATGAACCAGCCGGGTGTTATGGTTTATCTGATGACCGGGTTTCTGGACAGCGGGAAAACACAGTTTCTGAAATTCACGCTGTCCCAGGATTATTTCCAGATTCGCGGAAAGACGCTTCTGCTTCTCTGCGAGGATGGCGAGGAGGAATACGATCCGGAGGAACTGAAAAAGTATCACGTGGTAATCGAGCGGGTGGAACGGCAGGAGGACCTGACGGAGGAGTATCTGAAAGCGCTTGACAAAAAGCACCGCCCGAAGCGCGTGGTCGTGGAATACAACGGCATGTGGAAGGTAAGTGATTTTGAAAAACTGAAGCTTCCGAATGGCTGGGAGATAGAGCAGAAGCTGACGACGGTGGATGCCAGCACCTTCCAGGTATATCTGAATAACCTGAAGCCGCTGTTTGTGGAAATGGTGCGCGGCTCGGAGCTGGTGCTCTTTAACCGCTGCGAAGAAATCAAGCCGCTGGCGGGTTACCGCAGGAGCGTTAAGGTAGTCAGCCCGCAGGCGGAAGTGGTTTTTGAGGATGAAGAGGGCGAGATTGAAAATATTTTCGGGGATGAAATGCCCTACGATATGAATGCGCCCGTTATTGAGATACGTCCGGAGGACTACGGAATCTGGTACGTGGATGTTATGGAAAACCAGGAGCGCTACCGGGGAAAAACTGTGGAGTTTACGCTGCAGGCGAAGAAATATCCGGGCTTCCCGTCCGGCGTGTTTGTGCCGGGACGCATGGCAATGACCTGCTGTGCAGATGACACCACCTTCCTTGGCTATGTCTGCAAATGCGGGCAGCAGCCGGAGCCGGAGGACGGCGCCTGGGTGAAAATCCGGGCAAAAATCGGATTTGCGCATCTTTCCGTGTACCGCGGCGTCGGTCCGGTGCTGAAAGCACAGCTTATAGAGCCGGCGGAAGAAATCAAAGAGATGGTATATTTTAATTAAGCGATGTCAGGGCGCCGGCAATTACAGTGCATATTTCTGCAGCAGGGGCGCCGGCAATTACAGTGCATATTTCTGCAGCAGGGGCGCCGGCAATTACAGTGCATATTTCTGCAGCAGGGGCGCCGGCAATTACAGTGCATATTTTTGCAGCAGGAGCGCGCCGGTAATATCCGCCAGTATCCAGCCGATGGGGATGGAGACCCAGATGCCGGTGACGCCAATCTGCGGGATCGCGGAGAGCAGATAGGCGAGGATGACGCGCGTTCCGAGTGAGATAACCGTGAGTATAACGGAAATACCGGGGCGGCCGACTGCGCGGAAATAACCGTAAAAAAGAAACAGGATACCGATGCCGGAATAAAAGACGGCTTCGATTCGCAGATAGCCTGCGCCGATGGCAATGATATCGGCGCGGGAGCTGTCGACGAAAAGCCCCATCAGCGGGCGTGCAAAGAAGCAGACGGACAGCCCCACAGTCAGACTGAAGACAACGGCAGTGACGGCGGCACTGCGGATACCGGAGCGTATGCGTTCCTTTTTGCCTGCGCCATAATTCTGCGCGATAAAGGTGGAAAATGCATTGCCGAAATCCTGCACGGGCATATAGGCGAAGGAATCAATTTTGACAGCGGCGGCAAAGGCCGCCATCACGGCGGTGCCGAAGCTGTTTACGAGTCCCTGCACCATCAGAATCCCCAGATTCATCACAGACTGCTGCAGGCAGGTAAGTGCGGACAGTCCGGCGATATCCTTCAGAATAGAAGCATTCCAGCGCATATGCGCTTTTTTTATGCGCAGATGCGGGAAGCACAGATAGTAGTAAAGCAGGATACCGGTGCCGGAGACATACTGCGAGAGTGCCGTGGCGATAGCGGCGCCTTTTACGCCCCAGTGAAATACCAGCACAAACAGCAAATCAAGTGCTACGTTAAGAAGTGCACAGACGGCAAGGAAAATCAGCGGTATCACAGAATTTCCGACCGCGCGCAGAAGACTGGCAAAGTAGTTATAAAGGAACGTGGCGAAAATGCCGGCAAATACATACAGCAGGTATTCCTGCATCAGCGGGCGTATACCGGAAGGCACGCGCATAAACGTCAGAATAAAGTCCATACCGGGATAGACCAGGATATTCAAAAGCAGCGTGACAGCTCCAATCAGAAGAAAGGACAGAAAAAAACCGTTTTTCATACAGTCAAAATCCCGCCTGCCAAACTGCATGGAAAAAAAGGCTCCGCTTCCCATGCAGAGACCCAGCAGGATGGAGGTAAGAAACACCATTAGCGTATAGGAGGAGCCGACGGCGGCGAGGGCATCCGCGCCCAGAAAACGCCCGACGATCCAGGTGTCTGCCACATTATAAAGCTGCTGAAGAAGATTTCCTGCTATCAGCGGGAGCGCAAACCTTAAAAGCTTCTTTGTAATATTTCCTTCGGTTAGATCGTACTGCATACCGATACCTTTCTATACAGATCCATGTGGAAAATGCATTTCATATCTTTCAAATTATAGCATCCGGGCGCGGTCTTGCCAAGAAAATTGTGCAGAAGAAACAAAGAACAGTGGTTCACAAATTTTACCATAAATGATACAATAAATACGCAAATGCGAGTTTGAGAGGAGGATTTATCATGAGCAATACATTAGATACCATACTGACGAGAAGAAGTATCCGCAAATATAAACCGGACATGGTTCCGAAGGAAATTCTGGATAAAATCGTGCAGGCGGGCACGTATGCTGCTACCGGACTGGGAAAGCAGTCGCCCATTATCCTGGCAGTGACAAACAAAGAGCTGCGCGATAAGCTT
This is a stretch of genomic DNA from Marvinbryantia formatexigens DSM 14469. It encodes these proteins:
- a CDS encoding flavodoxin; protein product: MMKAKKLFAVILTGITAAGLLAGCGSAAGSQTQSTSGTEASTTEEAQSTSGTETSTAEAAQSTSDTEASTTEEAQSGKVLVVYYSATGNTGEVAGYIADAMDGDLFEVEPAEPYTDEDLNWTDDNSRVTREHEDESLRNVELVSTTVEDWDSYDTVFIGYPIWWGIAAWPMDTFVEANDFTGKTVIPFCTSASSGLGESGELLAELAGTGDWLEGERFRSGADEGDVQEWVEGLGL
- a CDS encoding L-2-amino-thiazoline-4-carboxylic acid hydrolase, producing the protein MKYNGFYFWLFRRPMKQVLRENYGKAYADEIIKKSRKTYRKLVAEADDIGNDNPMAYNELFALVFVSPYVASQKKIPPAIVQEMMRRSLYHIKWYFSRTDLNTDRGKRENKKNIVKYVKWYTPEKEKRYPTSFKVDFVGQPCEGACYYRITRCPICAYAKKLGVDELMPLFCELDNVMITLQHGVLHRSKTLADGGGYCDYYITGDKENI
- a CDS encoding CobW family GTP-binding protein — translated: MTKIDIISGFLGAGKTTLIKKLLKEAFSGEQVVLIENEFGEIGIDGGFLKESGIEIREMNSGCICCSLVGDFGKSLKEVVDTYHPDRILIEPSGVGKLSDVIKAVQDVQEKIDAKLNSFTTVVDVTKCKLYNKNFGEFFSNQIEYAGAIILSRTDKAKPEKVQESLAILRALNAKAPIITTPVASLPGEKLLETMEGSKSLEEELLAELRCPECGEIHEHGETCGCGHDHDHEHHHDHEHDGHDHEHHHDHEHDDHDHHEHEDHEHGDHDHHGHEDHEHGEHDHHGHEEHDHEHHHDHEHEEHEHHHDHECGCGHDHDHEHHHHGHHHADEVFTSWGCETIKTYTKDEISRILQTLENDSQYGTILRAKGMVAGADGEWIYFDMVPQEHEVRSGAAEYTGRLCVIGSALNEAKLAELFGV
- a CDS encoding GTP-binding protein, whose translation is MNQPGVMVYLMTGFLDSGKTQFLKFTLSQDYFQIRGKTLLLLCEDGEEEYDPEELKKYHVVIERVERQEDLTEEYLKALDKKHRPKRVVVEYNGMWKVSDFEKLKLPNGWEIEQKLTTVDASTFQVYLNNLKPLFVEMVRGSELVLFNRCEEIKPLAGYRRSVKVVSPQAEVVFEDEEGEIENIFGDEMPYDMNAPVIEIRPEDYGIWYVDVMENQERYRGKTVEFTLQAKKYPGFPSGVFVPGRMAMTCCADDTTFLGYVCKCGQQPEPEDGAWVKIRAKIGFAHLSVYRGVGPVLKAQLIEPAEEIKEMVYFN
- a CDS encoding MATE family efflux transporter translates to MQYDLTEGNITKKLLRFALPLIAGNLLQQLYNVADTWIVGRFLGADALAAVGSSYTLMVFLTSILLGLCMGSGAFFSMQFGRRDFDCMKNGFFLSFLLIGAVTLLLNILVYPGMDFILTFMRVPSGIRPLMQEYLLYVFAGIFATFLYNYFASLLRAVGNSVIPLIFLAVCALLNVALDLLFVLVFHWGVKGAAIATALSQYVSGTGILLYYYLCFPHLRIKKAHMRWNASILKDIAGLSALTCLQQSVMNLGILMVQGLVNSFGTAVMAAFAAAVKIDSFAYMPVQDFGNAFSTFIAQNYGAGKKERIRSGIRSAAVTAVVFSLTVGLSVCFFARPLMGLFVDSSRADIIAIGAGYLRIEAVFYSGIGILFLFYGYFRAVGRPGISVILTVISLGTRVILAYLLSAIPQIGVTGIWVSIPIGWILADITGALLLQKYAL